A single region of the Solwaraspora sp. WMMD406 genome encodes:
- the cas3 gene encoding CRISPR-associated helicase Cas3' has protein sequence MTTSRTVELSDAASSAWGKTSEHGPGWLPLWRHLADAAAVAELLWDHWLNDAVRRRISSALPGGDTDGRLLVAWLAGLHDIGKCTPAFACQVPRLADRMKRHGLTFDARVKADRQCAPHALAGHILLQDWLVDTFGWAPNAASTFAIVVGGHHGVPPSNSDLDDARRRPFLLGTGTWPQVQRELLDWMTDRLDARDRLTAWRYVALPQPVQALLTGIVVVADWIASNQEWFPTTYAADVDRVSRAWDELDLPSPWRPTETTHSPDEMIATRFGLPAGASAYPVQQAVIARARQMTTPGLMIVEAPMGDGKTEAALAAVEILAARFGASGCFIALPTRATSDAMLSRGLSWLERLPDVDTGRGAYGVALAHGKSSFNDEYGALRMNRRPSSIGMDEAGVDLAVHRWLASRKKILLSDFVIGTIDQLLFMALKARYIVLRHLGLAGKVVVIDEAHAYDVHMSQFLDRALQWLAAYRVPVIVLSATLPAQRRREMMQAYDDGRLAQPTKRGRPRPPQPTGPDPYACLAGDIGYPVISASGADRVPVVTTTASSGRAVSVRVSRLDDDVDHLADLLDAEIRPGGCALVVRNTVRRVQETAAALRQRFGGDIPVFVAHSRFLAPDRAAKDRWLLDTFGPPSRAADRPQRYVVVASQVVEVSLDIDFDLLVTDLAPVDLLLQRMGRLHRHHRTRPAHLNAARCFVTGADWSTSPPEPVQGSRIVYGRSALWRAAGVLWPHLDGDVPVRLPEDIPTLVQTAYAPALVGPAEWHPALREADEAAEKKRQQHQAKADTFRISPVAANGDSLLGWLNAHIGDADAGGNDARGRGHVRADSAESLEVILLVRRDGRLHIPGWLPDDQGREVPTEMVPDGRLARTIARCTLAMPKAMTGSIDTVIDELEARNYFRAWEQSHWLSEQLVLDIDDTGRTRIAGFDLHYDNDNGLTVTKVDQLTNP, from the coding sequence GTGACTACATCTCGGACAGTCGAGTTGAGCGACGCCGCGTCGTCGGCTTGGGGCAAGACCAGCGAGCACGGTCCGGGGTGGCTGCCGCTGTGGCGGCACCTCGCCGACGCGGCGGCGGTAGCCGAACTGTTGTGGGACCACTGGCTCAACGACGCCGTACGGCGGCGGATCAGCTCCGCGCTTCCGGGCGGCGACACCGACGGACGGCTGCTGGTCGCCTGGCTGGCCGGCCTGCATGACATCGGCAAGTGCACACCCGCGTTCGCCTGCCAGGTGCCCCGACTCGCCGACCGGATGAAGCGACACGGGCTGACCTTCGACGCCCGGGTCAAGGCGGATCGGCAATGCGCTCCGCACGCGCTCGCCGGACACATCCTGCTGCAGGACTGGCTCGTCGACACCTTCGGCTGGGCACCGAACGCGGCGAGCACCTTCGCCATCGTCGTCGGTGGCCATCACGGCGTACCGCCGTCGAACAGTGATCTCGACGATGCCCGCCGCCGGCCGTTCCTGCTCGGCACCGGGACGTGGCCGCAGGTGCAGCGGGAGCTGCTGGACTGGATGACCGACCGGCTCGATGCCCGAGACCGGTTGACCGCCTGGCGGTACGTGGCACTGCCGCAGCCGGTGCAGGCGCTGCTGACCGGCATCGTCGTGGTCGCCGACTGGATCGCCAGCAACCAGGAGTGGTTCCCGACGACCTACGCCGCCGACGTCGACCGGGTCAGCCGGGCCTGGGACGAACTCGATCTGCCGTCGCCGTGGCGTCCCACCGAGACCACCCACTCCCCCGACGAGATGATCGCGACACGGTTCGGTCTGCCGGCCGGCGCGTCGGCGTACCCGGTGCAACAGGCCGTCATCGCGCGGGCCCGGCAGATGACGACACCGGGTCTGATGATCGTCGAGGCGCCGATGGGTGACGGCAAGACCGAGGCCGCGCTGGCCGCCGTGGAGATCCTCGCCGCCCGGTTCGGCGCGTCGGGCTGCTTCATCGCCCTGCCGACCCGGGCGACCAGCGACGCGATGCTGTCGCGCGGCCTGTCCTGGCTGGAGCGGCTACCGGATGTTGACACCGGACGGGGCGCGTACGGAGTCGCGCTCGCGCACGGCAAGTCGAGCTTCAACGACGAGTACGGTGCTCTGCGGATGAACCGACGTCCCAGCTCGATCGGGATGGACGAAGCGGGCGTCGATCTGGCCGTCCACCGGTGGTTGGCGTCCCGGAAGAAGATCCTGCTGTCCGACTTCGTGATCGGCACCATCGACCAGCTGCTGTTCATGGCGTTGAAGGCGCGCTACATCGTGCTGCGCCATCTCGGCCTGGCCGGCAAGGTCGTCGTCATCGACGAGGCGCACGCCTACGACGTGCACATGAGTCAGTTCCTGGACCGGGCGTTGCAGTGGCTGGCGGCGTACCGGGTGCCGGTGATCGTGCTGTCCGCGACGCTGCCGGCCCAGCGACGGCGGGAGATGATGCAGGCCTACGACGACGGCCGGCTCGCGCAACCGACCAAACGCGGACGTCCGCGCCCCCCGCAACCCACCGGACCAGATCCGTACGCGTGCCTGGCCGGTGACATCGGCTACCCGGTGATCAGCGCGTCCGGCGCGGACCGCGTTCCGGTGGTGACGACGACGGCGTCCTCGGGCCGGGCGGTGTCGGTGCGGGTGAGCCGACTCGACGACGATGTCGATCATCTGGCGGATCTGCTCGACGCGGAGATCCGGCCGGGTGGCTGCGCGCTGGTGGTCCGCAACACCGTACGGCGGGTCCAGGAGACGGCGGCGGCACTGCGGCAACGCTTCGGCGGCGACATTCCGGTGTTCGTGGCGCATTCCCGCTTCCTGGCTCCGGATCGGGCGGCGAAGGACCGGTGGCTGCTGGACACGTTCGGTCCGCCGAGCCGGGCGGCCGACCGGCCGCAGCGGTACGTCGTGGTCGCCAGCCAGGTCGTGGAGGTCTCCCTGGACATCGACTTCGACCTTTTGGTTACCGACCTTGCCCCGGTCGACCTGCTGCTGCAGCGGATGGGCCGGCTGCACCGGCATCACCGGACCCGTCCGGCGCATCTGAACGCGGCGCGCTGCTTCGTCACCGGTGCCGACTGGTCGACCAGCCCGCCGGAGCCGGTGCAGGGGTCCCGGATCGTCTACGGCCGGTCCGCGTTGTGGCGGGCCGCCGGGGTGCTGTGGCCGCATCTGGACGGTGACGTGCCGGTACGTCTGCCGGAGGACATCCCGACGCTGGTGCAGACCGCCTACGCTCCCGCGCTGGTCGGGCCGGCCGAGTGGCATCCCGCGCTACGGGAGGCTGACGAAGCCGCCGAGAAGAAGCGCCAACAGCACCAGGCGAAGGCCGACACCTTCCGAATCAGTCCGGTGGCGGCCAACGGCGATTCCCTGCTCGGCTGGCTCAACGCGCACATCGGCGACGCCGACGCGGGCGGTAACGACGCACGCGGCCGTGGTCACGTCCGCGCCGACTCCGCCGAGAGCCTGGAGGTGATTCTCCTGGTACGCCGAGACGGCCGGCTGCACATCCCGGGTTGGCTGCCGGATGACCAAGGCCGGGAGGTGCCGACCGAGATGGTTCCGGACGGCCGGCTGGCCCGCACGATCGCCCGCTGCACCCTGGCCATGCCGAAGGCGATGACGGGCAGCATCGACACGGTGATCGACGAACTCGAAGCCCGCAACTACTTCCGCGCCTGGGAGCAGTCGCACTGGCTTTCGGAACAGCTCGTGCTCGACATCGACGACACCGGGCGCACCCGGATCGCCGGCTTCGACCTGCACTACGACAACGACAACGGCCTGACCGTCACCAAGGTGGATCAGCTGACGAATCCCTGA
- the casA gene encoding type I-E CRISPR-associated protein Cse1/CasA, with product MSFDLVHRPWLLVQQLDGRVVEVSLADAFRQAHTLRRIAGDVPTQEFALLRLLLAVLHCAIDGPDTDRWAELWQAPELPADDIVRYLDTRRDRFDLLHPTTPFYQVADLRTSKDEVFGLERLIADVPSGSPLFTARSGAALRRITPAEAARWLVHAHAYDVSGIKSGAAGDNRVKGGKVYPLGIGFAGSLGGVFVEGDTLRETLLLNLVSYDLPALRVDADDAPAWELDPLGPAEQDDLRPRGLLRLYTWQSRRIRLFGDADGITGVVLAYGDRLSPRDLHQREPLTAWRRSPAQEKLHKTVPVYLPSTHTPGRAIWRGLGAMLPGTAGRGRGGEPAANLDPMILEWISAAANQRLLDRRHIRLRAIGAVYGTQQSVIDDIVDDAVTMPVRAITEPEAAAEVQAAAHDADQGVRALVALARDLLRAAGVRDDRRTDGVRDETTAEAYGALDQRFRDWLRDLTDGVDLAAARTAWQTQVATTLRRLAERMVADAGPAAWAGRDIDGTLLNSSRAEVWFRIQLAKALPLANQTRQSTAGSTNPTQEEAALT from the coding sequence ATGTCCTTTGATCTTGTGCATCGGCCGTGGCTGCTGGTGCAGCAGCTCGACGGTCGGGTAGTGGAAGTGTCGCTGGCCGACGCCTTCCGGCAGGCGCACACCCTGCGGCGGATCGCCGGCGACGTGCCCACACAGGAGTTTGCCCTGCTGCGGCTGCTGCTTGCCGTACTGCACTGTGCCATCGACGGGCCGGACACCGACCGGTGGGCCGAGCTGTGGCAGGCCCCCGAGCTGCCCGCCGACGACATCGTCCGCTACCTCGACACCCGCCGTGACCGGTTCGACCTGCTGCACCCGACGACCCCGTTCTACCAAGTCGCCGACCTGCGAACCAGCAAGGACGAGGTCTTCGGCCTGGAACGGCTGATCGCCGACGTGCCGAGCGGATCACCGCTGTTCACCGCGCGATCCGGTGCCGCGCTACGCCGGATCACCCCCGCCGAAGCCGCCCGCTGGCTGGTGCACGCCCACGCGTACGACGTCTCCGGCATCAAGTCCGGGGCGGCCGGTGACAACCGCGTCAAAGGCGGAAAGGTGTATCCACTCGGGATAGGATTCGCCGGCTCCCTCGGTGGCGTCTTCGTCGAAGGTGACACCCTGCGCGAAACGCTGCTGCTCAACCTGGTGTCGTACGACCTGCCCGCCCTGCGCGTCGACGCCGATGACGCGCCCGCCTGGGAGCTGGACCCACTCGGACCCGCCGAACAGGACGATCTTCGGCCACGGGGACTGCTGCGCCTCTACACCTGGCAGTCCCGGCGCATCCGCCTCTTCGGCGACGCGGACGGCATCACCGGTGTCGTGCTGGCCTACGGCGACCGGCTCAGCCCGCGTGACCTGCACCAACGTGAGCCGCTGACGGCCTGGCGACGCAGCCCCGCCCAAGAAAAGCTGCACAAGACCGTACCCGTGTATCTGCCCAGCACGCACACCCCCGGCCGCGCCATCTGGCGCGGACTCGGCGCGATGCTGCCCGGCACCGCCGGCCGAGGCCGAGGCGGCGAACCGGCGGCCAACCTCGACCCCATGATCCTGGAATGGATCAGCGCCGCCGCCAACCAGCGGCTGCTCGACCGCCGACACATTCGGCTCCGCGCGATCGGAGCCGTCTACGGCACCCAACAGTCAGTCATCGACGACATCGTCGACGACGCGGTAACCATGCCGGTGCGGGCCATCACCGAGCCGGAAGCCGCCGCCGAGGTGCAGGCCGCCGCACACGACGCCGACCAGGGCGTACGGGCGCTCGTCGCACTCGCCCGCGACCTGCTGCGCGCCGCCGGTGTCCGCGACGACAGACGGACCGACGGTGTCCGCGACGAAACGACCGCCGAGGCGTACGGCGCCCTCGACCAGCGGTTCCGCGACTGGCTCCGGGACCTCACCGACGGCGTCGACCTGGCCGCTGCCCGAACCGCCTGGCAGACGCAGGTCGCCACCACGCTGCGGCGACTCGCAGAGCGGATGGTCGCCGACGCCGGACCTGCCGCCTGGGCCGGACGCGACATCGACGGCACCCTGCTCAACAGCTCCCGAGCCGAGGTCTGGTTCCGGATCCAGCTGGCGAAAGCGCTGCCGCTGGCCAACCAGACCCGGCAGAGCACAGCCGGATCCACCAACCCGACGCAGGAGGAAGCGGCCCTGACATGA
- the cas7e gene encoding type I-E CRISPR-associated protein Cas7/Cse4/CasC gives MTRTLIDIHILQTVPPSNLNRDDTGSPKTAIYGGKRRARVSSQAWKRATRNEFDKLLDRAELGERTKRLGESLGELIAAQAPDLAEQKLDLATKALTALGLVKAGKAKAGKSKSDDGTIPAAESDYLVFLSHRQLDAIAAHAVAAHRDGKEPDGKTLKKLANQEHSIDIALFGRMLADLSDVNVDAAVQVAHAISVHAVNNEFDYYTAVDDRKDDANEQGAGMIGTVEFNSSTLYRYATLDVDRLNDNLGDQTATRRAVDAFLTAFAKSMPTGKQNTFANRTLPDAVIVRLRDTQPINFVGAYEKVVEYDAATGRVSEAAERLADYAAAVEDTYGEQPIRAWVSRVGDHTKALDTLGDVVPFADLVTAVADEVAVRLGKE, from the coding sequence ATGACCCGCACCCTGATCGACATCCACATCCTGCAGACCGTCCCGCCGAGCAACCTCAACCGGGACGACACCGGATCCCCCAAGACCGCCATCTACGGCGGGAAGCGCCGCGCCCGGGTCTCCAGCCAGGCGTGGAAGCGCGCCACCCGCAACGAGTTCGACAAGCTGCTCGACCGCGCCGAACTGGGGGAGCGGACCAAGCGGCTCGGTGAATCACTCGGCGAACTGATCGCCGCACAGGCACCGGACCTCGCCGAGCAAAAGCTCGACCTCGCCACCAAGGCGCTGACCGCGCTCGGACTGGTCAAGGCCGGCAAAGCCAAGGCGGGTAAGAGCAAGAGCGACGACGGCACTATCCCCGCCGCCGAGTCCGACTACCTCGTGTTCCTCAGCCACCGGCAACTCGACGCGATCGCCGCCCACGCTGTCGCCGCCCACCGCGACGGCAAAGAACCAGACGGCAAGACGCTCAAGAAGCTGGCGAACCAAGAGCACTCCATCGACATCGCGCTGTTCGGCCGGATGCTCGCCGACCTGTCCGATGTCAACGTCGACGCCGCCGTCCAGGTCGCCCACGCCATCAGCGTGCACGCCGTCAACAACGAGTTCGACTACTACACGGCGGTCGACGACCGCAAAGACGACGCCAACGAACAGGGTGCCGGCATGATCGGCACCGTCGAATTCAACTCGTCCACCCTCTACCGGTACGCCACCCTCGACGTCGACCGGCTCAACGACAACCTCGGCGACCAGACCGCCACCAGGCGAGCCGTCGACGCCTTCCTCACCGCGTTCGCCAAGAGCATGCCGACCGGCAAACAGAACACCTTCGCCAACCGGACCCTGCCCGACGCCGTGATCGTCCGCCTCCGCGACACCCAGCCGATCAACTTCGTCGGCGCGTACGAGAAGGTTGTCGAGTACGACGCAGCCACCGGACGCGTCAGCGAAGCCGCAGAGCGGCTCGCCGATTACGCCGCAGCCGTCGAAGACACCTACGGCGAGCAGCCGATCCGGGCCTGGGTCAGCCGCGTCGGCGACCACACCAAGGCCCTCGACACCCTCGGCGACGTCGTGCCCTTCGCCGACCTCGTGACCGCCGTCGCCGACGAGGTCGCCGTCCGGCTCGGCAAAGAATGA
- the casB gene encoding type I-E CRISPR-associated protein Cse2/CasB: MSQTSTPTRASARLRTPFGNDVAATVVRLQTGYLKELPAAIASLARLRAAAGTLAGSRLDILSDTAVDTKFLSPRVEDDPEPVEHAKHAALTLYAVHQQSNRERGMHRDGFGFGQAVALLAKESSSPDAVRRRFVAVGTAVTFTEALHHCRGLVRLLRDKRIALDYGLFADDLRTFQTPGGPDTVRSRWGREYHRIHTDKADSNLSEDQP; the protein is encoded by the coding sequence ATGAGCCAGACCAGTACACCCACCCGGGCTTCCGCCCGACTACGCACCCCCTTCGGTAACGACGTTGCCGCGACAGTCGTTCGACTCCAGACCGGTTACCTCAAGGAGTTGCCCGCCGCCATCGCCTCCCTCGCCCGGCTCCGCGCCGCCGCCGGCACCCTCGCCGGATCCCGGCTCGACATCCTCAGCGACACCGCCGTGGACACCAAGTTCTTGTCGCCGCGCGTCGAAGACGACCCGGAGCCGGTCGAGCACGCCAAACACGCCGCCCTCACCCTCTACGCCGTGCACCAGCAGTCCAACCGCGAGCGTGGCATGCACCGCGACGGGTTCGGGTTCGGCCAGGCGGTGGCGCTGCTCGCCAAAGAAAGCAGCAGCCCGGACGCCGTACGTCGCCGATTCGTCGCCGTGGGCACGGCCGTGACGTTCACCGAAGCGCTGCACCACTGCCGAGGCCTGGTGCGGCTGCTGCGCGACAAACGCATCGCCCTCGACTACGGCCTGTTCGCCGACGACCTCCGCACCTTCCAGACGCCCGGCGGGCCGGACACGGTCCGCTCCCGATGGGGCCGCGAATACCACCGCATCCACACCGACAAAGCAGACAGCAACCTCTCGGAGGACCAGCCATGA
- a CDS encoding IS110 family transposase translates to MHDGFGVFIGLDVGKEGHHAVALNRDGKRLHDATLPNTETGLRKLFDKLARHGQILAVVDQPASIGALPVAVARACGHQVAYLPGLVMRRLADLHPGTAKTDARDAYVIADAARTLPHTLRRVDTGDDALAELEVMVGYDDDLAGEVTRVANRIRGLLTQIHPPLERVLGPKLQHPAVLEAISRCGGPTGIRKAGRAKLTEIVKARAPRMGARLVDQIFTALDAQTVVVPGTTAAETVLPRLADNLRDLLRQRDQVAEQVEGMLDAHPLAPVLTSMPGIGVRTAARILLEVGDGTSFPTPGHLAAYAGLAPVTRRSGTSIRGEHPPKGGNKQLKRAFFLSAFAALADPLSRAYYDRKRAEGKKHNAALICLARRRVDVLHAMLRTQRPYQPKPADEPRLAA, encoded by the coding sequence GTGCACGACGGGTTCGGCGTCTTCATCGGACTCGACGTCGGCAAGGAAGGACACCACGCGGTCGCGTTGAACCGCGACGGCAAGCGGCTGCACGACGCGACGCTGCCCAACACCGAAACCGGGCTGCGGAAACTGTTCGACAAACTCGCCCGGCACGGCCAGATCCTGGCCGTGGTCGACCAGCCCGCCTCGATCGGCGCGCTGCCCGTCGCGGTCGCCCGCGCCTGCGGCCACCAGGTCGCCTACCTGCCCGGTCTGGTCATGCGCCGCCTGGCCGACCTGCACCCCGGCACCGCGAAGACCGACGCCCGCGACGCCTACGTCATCGCCGACGCCGCCCGCACCCTGCCCCACACCCTGCGCCGGGTCGACACCGGCGACGACGCCCTGGCCGAGCTGGAGGTGATGGTCGGCTACGACGACGACCTCGCCGGCGAGGTCACCCGCGTCGCCAACCGCATCCGGGGCCTGCTCACCCAGATCCACCCACCCCTGGAACGCGTCCTCGGCCCGAAACTGCAGCACCCCGCCGTCCTGGAAGCCATCTCGCGGTGCGGCGGACCCACCGGCATCCGCAAGGCAGGCCGGGCGAAACTCACCGAGATCGTCAAGGCCCGCGCGCCACGCATGGGCGCCCGCCTGGTCGACCAGATCTTCACCGCGCTCGACGCGCAGACCGTCGTGGTTCCCGGCACCACCGCCGCCGAGACCGTCCTTCCCCGACTCGCCGACAACCTGCGTGACCTGCTGCGCCAACGCGACCAGGTCGCCGAACAGGTCGAAGGGATGCTTGATGCGCACCCTCTTGCCCCGGTCCTGACCTCGATGCCCGGCATCGGCGTCAGGACCGCGGCCCGCATCCTGCTCGAAGTCGGCGACGGCACCTCGTTCCCCACCCCCGGCCACCTGGCCGCCTACGCCGGCCTGGCCCCGGTCACCCGCCGCTCCGGCACCAGCATCCGTGGCGAACACCCACCCAAGGGCGGCAACAAGCAGCTGAAACGCGCGTTCTTCCTGTCCGCGTTCGCCGCTCTCGCCGACCCGCTCAGCCGCGCCTACTACGACCGCAAACGCGCTGAGGGCAAGAAACACAACGCCGCCCTCATCTGCCTCGCCCGCCGCCGCGTCGACGTCCTCCACGCCATGCTCCGCACCCAACGGCCATACCAGCCCAAACCGGCGGACGAACCCCGCCTCGCTGCTTGA
- the cas5e gene encoding type I-E CRISPR-associated protein Cas5/CasD produces the protein MDTLLLRLAGPLQAWGASSRFVHRGTEIAPTKSGVIGMLAAAKGIRRTEPLTELLGLSFAVRLDQPGTVVRDFQTARRLDGQALPLSYRNYLSDAAFVAAVGGDADLVTGLHDALRRPQFPLYLGRRSCPPVLPVSLGVHPGTPVDVLRQHRWEASDWHRKSHRAATVRLEILRDADPADPVTETLRDEPVSFDPTYRQHGWRLVVREHVELPHPDLGAARIPSHDPIAIL, from the coding sequence ATGGACACGCTACTGCTGCGGCTCGCCGGACCACTGCAAGCGTGGGGAGCCAGCAGCCGATTCGTCCACCGAGGCACCGAGATCGCCCCCACCAAGAGCGGCGTCATCGGCATGCTCGCCGCAGCCAAAGGAATCCGGCGCACCGAACCACTGACCGAACTGCTCGGCCTCAGCTTCGCCGTACGCCTTGACCAGCCCGGCACCGTCGTCCGCGACTTCCAGACCGCACGCCGCCTCGACGGCCAAGCCCTGCCCCTGTCGTACCGCAACTACCTCAGCGACGCCGCCTTCGTCGCGGCCGTCGGCGGCGACGCTGACCTGGTCACCGGGCTGCACGACGCGCTCCGCCGGCCACAGTTCCCGCTTTACCTCGGCCGGCGGTCCTGCCCACCCGTGCTGCCGGTCAGCCTCGGCGTCCACCCCGGCACCCCGGTCGACGTCCTACGGCAACACAGGTGGGAAGCGTCCGACTGGCACCGCAAGTCCCACCGGGCGGCCACCGTACGGCTGGAGATTCTCCGCGACGCCGACCCCGCCGACCCGGTCACCGAGACGCTGCGCGACGAACCGGTCAGCTTCGACCCCACCTACCGCCAGCACGGCTGGCGCCTCGTCGTCCGGGAACACGTCGAGCTGCCGCACCCCGACCTCGGGGCGGCTCGCATCCCCAGCCACGACCCCATTGCAATCCTGTGA
- the cas1e gene encoding type I-E CRISPR-associated endonuclease Cas1e, whose translation MKIPGVPPPELPDLVRAQDRISFLYRDRCVIHRDSNAITATDAKGTVHIPAASLGVLLLGPGTSVSHQAIALLADNGATVVWVGEHGVRYYAHGRSLARSSRLLIAQAAAVSHRDRRLAVARAMYDMRFPDEDTGKLTMQQLRGREGARVRRTYREHARRTKVTWTHRDYDPDNFTGSDPINQALSAAHVCLYGVVHAVIVALGAAPGLGFIHTGHERSFVYDIADLYKAEITIPTAFDVVANGSVDVPGDTRRAVRDKIFELDLLDRCAGDIRRLLLPRSEVDGDGWGHDFADDVVNLWDESGAEMPSGINYADEYEVDF comes from the coding sequence ATGAAGATCCCCGGCGTACCGCCACCGGAGCTGCCCGACCTGGTCCGCGCGCAGGACCGGATCAGCTTCCTCTACCGCGACCGGTGCGTCATCCACCGCGACAGCAACGCGATCACCGCCACCGACGCCAAGGGGACGGTGCACATTCCCGCCGCCAGCCTCGGAGTCCTGCTACTCGGGCCGGGTACCTCGGTCAGTCACCAGGCGATAGCGCTGCTCGCCGACAACGGTGCCACCGTGGTCTGGGTCGGCGAGCACGGCGTCCGCTACTACGCCCACGGCCGGTCGCTGGCCCGATCCAGCCGGCTGCTCATCGCGCAGGCCGCCGCCGTCTCCCACCGGGACCGGCGGCTCGCCGTCGCCCGCGCCATGTACGACATGCGCTTCCCCGACGAGGACACCGGCAAGCTGACCATGCAACAGCTGCGGGGGAGGGAAGGGGCGAGAGTCCGGCGGACCTACCGCGAGCATGCCCGGCGGACCAAGGTGACCTGGACCCACCGGGACTACGACCCGGACAACTTCACCGGCTCCGACCCGATCAATCAGGCGCTGTCCGCCGCGCACGTCTGCCTGTACGGCGTCGTCCACGCCGTCATCGTCGCGCTCGGCGCGGCACCCGGCCTCGGCTTCATCCACACCGGGCACGAGCGATCGTTCGTCTACGACATCGCCGACCTGTACAAAGCCGAGATCACCATCCCGACCGCGTTCGACGTCGTCGCCAATGGATCCGTCGACGTCCCCGGCGACACCCGGCGAGCCGTCCGGGACAAGATCTTCGAACTCGATCTTCTCGACCGGTGCGCGGGAGACATTCGTAGGCTGCTCCTACCCAGATCAGAGGTTGACGGCGACGGTTGGGGACATGACTTCGCCGACGACGTCGTCAACCTGTGGGACGAGTCCGGAGCGGAAATGCCGAGCGGGATCAACTACGCGGACGAGTACGAGGTCGACTTCTGA
- the cas2e gene encoding type I-E CRISPR-associated endoribonuclease Cas2e, translated as MVVIVLTACPAGLRGHLTQWLLEISAGVYVGHVTARVRDRLWGRVVELAGPGRALMVYQVRGEQRLSFKVHDHHWQPVDFDGIMLMRRPADPAAVSVGPPPSGWSKASKRRRFGRRGSTPSSQPTGQEQNQSE; from the coding sequence ATGGTCGTCATCGTCCTCACCGCCTGCCCTGCCGGTCTACGTGGGCACCTCACACAGTGGCTGCTGGAGATATCGGCCGGGGTGTACGTCGGACACGTCACCGCGCGGGTCCGTGACCGACTCTGGGGCAGAGTCGTCGAACTCGCCGGACCAGGCAGGGCACTGATGGTCTATCAGGTACGTGGCGAGCAGCGGCTCTCCTTCAAGGTGCACGACCATCACTGGCAACCGGTCGACTTCGACGGCATCATGCTCATGCGTCGACCGGCGGACCCAGCTGCCGTGTCCGTCGGGCCGCCGCCCTCAGGCTGGAGCAAGGCGTCCAAGCGGCGACGGTTCGGCCGACGCGGCTCCACCCCGTCGTCGCAACCGACCGGCCAGGAGCAGAACCAAAGTGAATGA
- the cas6e gene encoding type I-E CRISPR-associated protein Cas6/Cse3/CasE: MYLTRFRFNRARRDSRRLLGSPQVMHAAVMASFPQHTDHTRDHARALWRLDTTDNQPVLYIVSPGRPDLTHLVEQAGWPTTDEKWLTRPYGGFLDQLAPGQQWAFRLTANPVHNGRPKDPTADTKRYGHVTVAQQTQWLLQRAERHGFAVVAGASGEPNLMLHHQSTHSFGRRGGDRPVTLRTATYDGVLEVVDPDALRRMLTAGIGHAKAYGCGLMTLAPANAAR; the protein is encoded by the coding sequence ATGTACCTGACCCGATTTCGCTTCAACCGGGCACGCCGTGACAGCCGACGACTCCTCGGCTCGCCGCAGGTCATGCACGCGGCAGTCATGGCCAGCTTCCCGCAGCACACCGACCACACCCGCGACCACGCCCGCGCCCTGTGGCGACTCGACACCACCGACAACCAGCCGGTGCTCTACATCGTCAGCCCCGGCCGACCAGACCTCACCCACCTCGTCGAGCAGGCCGGCTGGCCCACCACCGACGAGAAATGGCTGACCCGACCGTACGGTGGCTTCCTCGACCAGCTCGCACCCGGCCAGCAATGGGCGTTCCGCCTCACCGCCAACCCGGTCCACAACGGCCGGCCCAAAGACCCCACGGCCGACACCAAGCGGTACGGGCACGTCACCGTGGCACAGCAGACGCAGTGGCTGCTGCAACGAGCGGAACGTCACGGATTCGCGGTCGTGGCCGGAGCCAGCGGAGAACCCAACCTCATGCTGCACCACCAGAGCACCCACAGCTTCGGCCGACGCGGGGGAGACCGCCCCGTCACCCTGCGGACCGCCACCTACGACGGCGTACTCGAAGTGGTCGACCCCGACGCGCTGCGGCGCATGCTGACCGCCGGAATCGGACACGCCAAGGCGTACGGCTGCGGGTTGATGACCCTCGCCCCCGCCAACGCCGCCCGATGA